The following are from one region of the Microbacterium paraoxydans genome:
- a CDS encoding bifunctional methylenetetrahydrofolate dehydrogenase/methenyltetrahydrofolate cyclohydrolase codes for MTAVVLDGKAAAAEIRAELTERVAALKEKGVTPGIATVLVGADPASQLYVGMKHRQSEAIGMNSIQRELPADATQADVEALIDELNADPACHGYIVQLPLPKHLDTDAILERIDPAKDADGLHPTNLGRLVLNVNAPIHTPLPCTPRGVIELLLRNDYDLKGKHVVVVGRGVTIGRSIGLLLTRRDLNATVTLTHTGTVDMPRYLREADVIVAAAGVKHLIRAEDVKPGAAVLDVGVTRETDPETGKNLVFGDVAPEVAEVAGYLSPNPGGVGPMTVALLMTNVVEAAERTV; via the coding sequence GTGACCGCGGTCGTCCTCGACGGCAAGGCGGCGGCGGCCGAGATCCGTGCCGAGCTGACGGAGCGGGTCGCCGCGCTGAAGGAGAAGGGCGTCACCCCCGGCATCGCCACGGTGCTGGTGGGAGCCGACCCCGCCTCGCAGCTCTACGTGGGCATGAAGCACCGGCAGTCGGAGGCGATCGGGATGAACTCGATCCAGCGCGAGCTGCCGGCTGATGCCACCCAGGCCGACGTCGAGGCGCTGATCGACGAGCTCAACGCCGATCCCGCCTGCCACGGGTACATCGTGCAGCTGCCGCTGCCGAAGCACCTCGACACCGACGCGATCCTGGAGCGGATCGATCCGGCGAAGGACGCGGACGGGCTGCACCCGACCAACCTCGGGCGCCTCGTCCTCAACGTCAACGCGCCGATCCACACGCCGCTGCCGTGCACCCCGCGCGGTGTCATCGAGCTGCTGCTGCGCAACGACTACGACCTCAAGGGCAAGCACGTCGTGGTCGTCGGTCGCGGTGTCACGATCGGGCGCTCGATCGGGCTGCTGCTGACCCGTCGCGACCTCAACGCCACGGTCACGCTGACGCACACCGGCACGGTCGACATGCCGCGCTACCTGCGAGAGGCCGATGTGATCGTCGCGGCCGCGGGGGTCAAGCACCTCATCCGCGCCGAGGACGTCAAGCCCGGAGCCGCGGTGCTGGATGTGGGCGTCACCCGCGAGACCGATCCGGAGACCGGCAAGAACCTCGTGTTCGGTGACGTCGCTCCCGAGGTCGCCGAGGTCGCCGGGTACCTGTCGCCGAATCCGGGAGGGGTGGGGCCGATGACGGTCGCCCTGCTCATGACCAACGTCGTCGAGGCGGCCGAGCGGACGGTGTGA
- a CDS encoding DUF6882 domain-containing protein: MTFPPLQPLADRAALFTALRQDALSAAADALGEHRWDADLAAGTLTFTANDDPTRQLVTRAHLIATIAPGPRSLLWAWAHPQGDPQGVAAQLRAYGEQHGIADLTAPEVPFPADAPGDAEWIARAAHTIGGVAVELTGRSPYYSAPVDGGTRAVFLLDAPLAPLTVADTVVALPRTLAQTPLPDARTAVWDLARLAGWTLAWTDESFSGATVTDASGTATIRFDEQARISGVESSLHGQV; the protein is encoded by the coding sequence ATGACCTTCCCCCCGCTGCAGCCCCTCGCCGACCGTGCCGCCCTCTTCACCGCGCTCCGCCAGGACGCCCTCTCCGCGGCCGCCGATGCGCTCGGCGAGCACCGGTGGGACGCCGACCTCGCGGCGGGGACCCTGACCTTCACCGCGAACGACGACCCGACCCGGCAGCTCGTGACCCGCGCGCACCTCATCGCCACGATCGCCCCCGGCCCGCGCTCGCTGCTGTGGGCGTGGGCGCACCCCCAGGGCGACCCCCAGGGCGTCGCGGCGCAGCTCCGCGCGTACGGCGAGCAGCACGGGATCGCCGACCTCACCGCCCCGGAGGTCCCGTTCCCGGCCGATGCCCCGGGCGACGCGGAGTGGATCGCCCGCGCGGCGCACACGATCGGCGGCGTGGCGGTGGAGCTCACCGGACGCTCCCCGTACTACTCGGCCCCCGTCGACGGCGGCACCCGCGCGGTGTTCCTGCTCGACGCCCCGCTCGCCCCGCTCACGGTCGCCGACACGGTGGTGGCCCTCCCCCGCACCCTCGCGCAGACGCCCCTTCCCGACGCCCGCACGGCGGTCTGGGACCTCGCTCGTCTCGCCGGGTGGACCCTCGCCTGGACGGATGAGTCCTTCTCCGGCGCCACGGTGACCGACGCCTCGGGCACCGCGACGATCCGCTTCGACGAGCAGGCCCGGATCAGCGGCGTGGAGAGCTCGCTGCACGGCCAGGTCTGA
- a CDS encoding MFS transporter: MHRLAAMQDRNFRWFFLARALTLVTGSMSAIALAFAVLEIDNDARSLSIVLAAFTISNIVFVLFGGVVADRLPRAIIIQSCYVVDILSVGAMAALLFTGTATVPLLAVLSAINGASSAFVLPAMQGIIPQLTTPAHLQQANAMLSFVRSAVTIGGPVIAGVLVATAGPAWAMVVQAAGWLLAIPVLALVKLPPPAASGGTTMFHDLRVGWHEFWSRSWLWTIVLAFMIMNAIHVGAWGVVGPYIAKNDDRLGISGWGWVVSAEGAGVLVMTLLLMWFPLRRPLRYGMIGMAAFALPLTLLGVHPAVVLLAMAAFVAGAGAEVFATGWNLAMMENIPGEKLSRVASYDMLGSFVVMPIGTLVYGWLVTHAEPATVLTTSAVLYAAIALITLLVPSVWRMGRPAAAVPERAGVADS, from the coding sequence GTGCACAGACTGGCGGCGATGCAGGACCGCAACTTCCGGTGGTTCTTCCTCGCGCGCGCCCTGACGCTCGTCACGGGCTCGATGTCGGCCATCGCCCTGGCCTTCGCGGTGCTCGAGATCGACAACGACGCCCGGTCGCTCTCGATCGTGCTCGCGGCCTTCACGATCAGCAACATCGTGTTCGTCCTGTTCGGGGGCGTCGTCGCCGATCGCCTCCCCCGCGCCATCATCATCCAGTCGTGCTACGTCGTGGACATCCTGTCGGTCGGAGCCATGGCCGCTCTCCTGTTCACCGGCACGGCCACGGTCCCGCTCCTCGCCGTGCTCTCCGCGATCAACGGCGCCTCGTCCGCGTTCGTGCTCCCCGCGATGCAGGGCATCATCCCGCAGCTGACCACCCCCGCGCACCTCCAGCAGGCGAACGCGATGCTGTCGTTCGTCCGCTCGGCCGTCACGATCGGCGGCCCGGTCATCGCCGGGGTCCTGGTGGCCACCGCGGGACCCGCGTGGGCCATGGTCGTGCAGGCGGCGGGCTGGCTGCTCGCGATCCCGGTCCTCGCGCTCGTGAAGCTCCCGCCCCCCGCGGCCTCCGGCGGCACCACGATGTTCCACGACCTCCGGGTGGGATGGCACGAGTTCTGGAGCCGCTCCTGGCTGTGGACCATCGTGCTCGCCTTCATGATCATGAACGCGATCCACGTCGGCGCCTGGGGCGTCGTCGGCCCGTACATCGCGAAGAACGACGATCGCCTCGGCATCTCCGGCTGGGGGTGGGTCGTGAGCGCAGAGGGTGCAGGGGTCCTCGTGATGACCCTGCTGCTGATGTGGTTCCCGCTCCGCCGGCCTCTGCGCTACGGGATGATCGGGATGGCGGCGTTCGCCCTGCCGCTCACCCTCCTCGGCGTGCACCCGGCCGTGGTCCTGCTCGCGATGGCCGCGTTCGTCGCCGGGGCCGGGGCCGAGGTCTTCGCGACCGGCTGGAACCTCGCGATGATGGAGAACATCCCCGGGGAGAAGCTCTCGCGGGTCGCGAGCTACGACATGCTCGGCAGCTTCGTCGTGATGCCCATCGGCACGCTCGTGTACGGCTGGCTCGTCACGCACGCGGAGCCGGCCACCGTGCTCACCACCTCCGCGGTCCTCTATGCGGCGATCGCCCTGATCACCCTGCTCGTCCCCTCGGTGTGGCGGATGGGGCGGCCCGCGGCGGCCGTCCCGGAGCGCGCGGGAGTGGCGGATTCATAG
- a CDS encoding HpcH/HpaI aldolase family protein yields MPLRLDPSFRAQLAASDRPFVGMWVCSGSPLLAEVAAGSGLDWLLIDMEHSANTLESVLTQLQAVAAYPVAPLVRVPFNDAVAIKQVLDLGAQNLIVPMVSSADEARAAVAATRYPPEGVRGVGSALARSARWNRVDRYLQESAQHVSLTVQIETAAGVEAAADIAAVDGVDAVFVGPSDLSASMGLLGQQTHPDVVAAVESVFAAVHAAGKPVGVNAFDPSAADAYLAAGADFVAVGADVALLARASEALAARFVPRSDASGRPSY; encoded by the coding sequence ATGCCGCTTCGTCTAGATCCGTCCTTCCGCGCGCAGCTCGCCGCGTCCGATCGTCCCTTCGTGGGGATGTGGGTGTGCTCCGGCAGCCCGCTGCTCGCCGAGGTCGCCGCGGGCTCCGGACTGGACTGGCTGCTCATCGACATGGAGCACTCGGCGAACACGCTCGAGTCCGTGCTGACCCAGCTCCAGGCGGTCGCGGCCTATCCTGTCGCCCCGCTCGTCCGGGTGCCCTTCAACGATGCGGTCGCGATCAAGCAGGTCCTCGACCTCGGCGCGCAGAACCTCATCGTGCCGATGGTGTCGTCCGCCGACGAGGCCAGGGCCGCCGTGGCCGCGACCCGCTATCCCCCCGAGGGCGTCCGCGGGGTCGGCAGCGCCCTCGCCCGCAGCGCCCGCTGGAACCGCGTCGACCGCTACCTGCAGGAATCCGCGCAGCACGTGTCGCTGACGGTGCAGATCGAGACGGCCGCGGGGGTCGAGGCCGCCGCCGACATCGCCGCGGTCGACGGGGTGGACGCGGTGTTCGTCGGGCCCTCCGACCTGTCCGCGTCGATGGGCCTGCTCGGACAGCAGACGCATCCGGACGTGGTCGCCGCCGTGGAGTCGGTGTTCGCCGCGGTCCACGCCGCCGGGAAGCCCGTGGGCGTGAACGCCTTCGACCCCTCCGCCGCCGACGCGTATCTCGCGGCGGGTGCGGACTTCGTGGCCGTGGGCGCCGACGTCGCTCTCCTCGCCCGCGCCTCCGAGGCCCTCGCCGCCCGCTTCGTCCCCCGCTCCGACGCCTCCGGCCGCCCCAGCTACTGA
- a CDS encoding fumarylacetoacetate hydrolase family protein: protein MLSEETIAQIAAELAEADRTHGVIPRITARYPEATVEDSYAIQGVWRDSQVAAGRRLVGRKIGLTSKAMQQATGITEPDYGVMFDDTVYESGAEIPTDHFSNVRIEVELAFVLKEPLEGPDCTLEDALAAIDYAVPALEVLNSHIELEGRTIVDTISDNAAYGAMVLGTVRKRPDEIDLRWVPGVLSRNGEIEETGVAAGVLGHPATGVAWLANKFHQHGARLEAGEIILAGSFTRPMWVSRGDEVLCDYGPMGTITCRFV from the coding sequence ATGCTGTCTGAGGAGACGATCGCGCAGATCGCCGCGGAGCTCGCGGAGGCCGACCGCACGCACGGGGTCATCCCGCGCATCACCGCGCGGTACCCCGAGGCGACCGTGGAGGACTCCTACGCCATCCAGGGCGTGTGGCGGGATTCGCAGGTCGCGGCCGGCCGCCGGCTGGTCGGGCGCAAGATCGGCCTGACCTCGAAGGCCATGCAGCAGGCGACGGGGATCACCGAGCCCGACTACGGCGTCATGTTCGACGACACCGTGTACGAGTCGGGCGCGGAGATCCCCACGGATCACTTCTCCAATGTCCGCATCGAGGTCGAGCTCGCGTTCGTGCTCAAGGAACCACTGGAGGGCCCCGACTGCACGCTGGAGGACGCCCTCGCCGCGATCGACTACGCCGTGCCGGCCCTCGAGGTGCTGAACTCGCACATCGAGCTCGAGGGCCGCACGATCGTCGACACCATCAGCGACAACGCCGCCTACGGGGCGATGGTGCTGGGGACGGTGCGCAAGCGCCCGGACGAGATCGACCTGCGCTGGGTGCCCGGCGTGCTGTCCCGCAACGGGGAGATCGAGGAGACCGGCGTCGCCGCCGGGGTGCTCGGGCATCCGGCCACCGGAGTGGCGTGGCTCGCGAACAAGTTCCATCAGCACGGCGCGCGTCTGGAGGCGGGCGAGATCATCCTGGCAGGATCGTTCACACGCCCGATGTGGGTGTCGCGCGGCGACGAGGTGCTGTGCGACTACGGACCGATGGGGACCATCACATGCCGCTTCGTCTAG
- the hpaD gene encoding 3,4-dihydroxyphenylacetate 2,3-dioxygenase, which yields MTDKTAKTLTSSGYYVSQEAPIQSDNPVATPKSTPPDILRCAYMELVVTDLAASRQFYVDILGLYVTEEDDEAIYLRSTEEFIHHNLVLRQGPIAAVAAFSYRVRAAEDLDRAVEFYTELGCDVRRQENGFVKGIGDSVRVVDPLGFPYEFFYATEHVERLSWRYDLHTPGELVRLDHFNQVTPDVPRAVRHYQDLGFRVTEDIQDDEGTVYAAWMRRKPTVHDTAATGGDGPRMHHVAFATHEKHNILAICDKLGALRRSDAIERGPGRHGVSNAFYLYLRDPDGHRVEIYTQDYYTGDPDNPVVTWDVHDNQRRDWWGTPVVPSWYTDASLVLDLDGNPQPVVARTDSSEMAVTIGADGFSYTRADEGEKSMPEYKQGEYKLGHQL from the coding sequence ATGACCGACAAGACCGCCAAGACCCTCACCTCCTCCGGCTACTACGTGAGCCAGGAGGCCCCGATCCAGAGCGACAACCCCGTCGCGACGCCGAAGAGCACGCCGCCGGACATCCTGCGCTGCGCGTACATGGAGCTCGTCGTGACCGACCTGGCCGCCTCGCGGCAGTTCTACGTCGACATCCTGGGCCTGTACGTGACCGAGGAGGACGACGAGGCGATCTACCTGCGCTCGACCGAGGAGTTCATCCACCACAACCTCGTCCTGCGTCAGGGGCCCATCGCCGCGGTCGCCGCGTTCTCGTACCGGGTGCGCGCCGCGGAGGACCTCGACCGCGCCGTGGAGTTCTACACGGAGCTCGGCTGCGACGTCCGTCGTCAGGAGAACGGTTTCGTGAAGGGCATCGGCGACTCCGTGCGCGTCGTCGACCCGCTCGGCTTCCCGTACGAGTTCTTCTACGCCACCGAGCACGTGGAGCGCCTGTCCTGGCGGTACGACCTGCACACCCCCGGCGAGCTCGTGCGCCTCGACCACTTCAACCAGGTCACCCCCGACGTGCCGCGCGCGGTGCGCCACTACCAGGACCTCGGCTTCCGCGTGACGGAGGACATCCAGGACGACGAGGGCACCGTGTACGCCGCGTGGATGCGCCGCAAGCCCACCGTGCACGACACCGCGGCGACGGGCGGCGACGGTCCGCGCATGCACCACGTCGCCTTCGCGACGCACGAGAAGCACAACATCCTCGCGATCTGCGACAAGCTCGGGGCGCTGCGCCGCTCCGACGCCATCGAGCGCGGCCCCGGCCGGCACGGCGTCTCCAACGCGTTCTACCTCTACCTGCGCGACCCGGACGGCCACCGCGTCGAGATCTACACGCAGGACTACTACACGGGCGACCCGGACAACCCGGTCGTCACCTGGGACGTGCACGACAACCAGCGCCGCGACTGGTGGGGCACCCCGGTGGTGCCCTCCTGGTACACCGACGCCTCGCTCGTGCTCGACCTCGACGGCAACCCGCAGCCCGTCGTCGCCCGCACGGACTCCAGCGAGATGGCCGTGACGATCGGCGCCGACGGTTTCTCCTACACCCGCGCGGACGAGGGCGAAAAGTCGATGCCGGAGTACAAGCAGGGCGAGTACAAGCTCGGCCACCAGCTCTAG